A segment of the Aureliella helgolandensis genome:
CATACGCGTACCAGCCACATGGGTCGTCCCACTCCCCAGCGGTCTATCGACTCGCGAGGCCATGATCATTGGAACTGCCGGTTTTACCGCTGCCCAATCGGTCCTAGCCCTCCAACGCAATGGAGTTCTGCCCGAACAGGGCGAGGTGTTGGTGACCGGTGCAACCGGGGGAGTGGGAAGCATGGGCGTCAAACTCCTAGCACACCTGGGATACCAAGTCGTCGCGGTAACCGGGAAATTGGATCAACGGAATGCACTGCGACAAGCGGGGGCCACTCGCGTCGTATCGCGTGAAGAGGTGTCCAACGATTCCACACGTCCCATGCTGTCTGCCCAATGGGCGGGTGCCATCGATACCGTGGGTGGTCAGATGTTGACGAGTCTCCTGCGAGGCACTCAGTTTGGTGGCTGTGTTACCACCTGTGGCTTAGTGGCGGGCGCGGAACTGAACATGACGGTTTACCCGTTCATTTTACGGGGTATATCCCTGTGCGGCGTGGCATCGGCCGAGTGCCCCTATCCACAGCGGCTGGCGATTTGGAAACGACTGTCCACGGATTGGAAGCCACGGACATTGCCTCACATGGTCACCGAGGTCACGCTCCGGGAACTCCCCGAACAAGTCGATCGCATGCAGACCGGGCACAGCCTAGGTCGGGTCGTTGTCCGCTTGAATCCCTAGTCCTGGGGCGTTTTTGCAGGCTCGACTGTCAACAGAGTGATAATCCGCTCTACGGCCAACGTCAGGGAACGCCCCGCCATTTTAAAATTGGTGTGGCCAGAGACTTCGGGCTGAATTTCGAGGAAAAGCTCGGTAGCGAGCCGAAGCTTGGACAATTTTTTGCGGGCAATTTTCAGGTACGCGGCCGCATCGTTGGCATCCAACGCAGGCCCCAGAGCCAACATAAAATCGTAGAGATCGCGATGAACGGAAGCCAATTCTTCATCCTCAGACGCTTCATCGCTGTGCTTCAGAAACGTGCGTACCATCCACACGTGGGCCACTTCGGCATCCACCTGATGCATTAGCTCGCTGGTCGAATCCATCTGCGACAACTCATTCAAAAAGCAGTGTGGGCGTAAAACTTATCGATAGCTATAGTAGTTACTCAACCGCCTCGTGGTGCGGGAATCGCAATCCAGAGGCGCATCGGTCTGGGGGAGTGCTGAGCAGCTAGCATTGTGGATACTTTATCCTTGCGGCATGATTCCGATCGCTCGAATCGCCCTTCCAACTGAAGTAGATGGTAAGCAGCAATATGCCCGATCTCATCGCACAAGGCCCTCGCCCAACCGATCGCTGGCGTCGCTCGTTGCCAGAAGCAGGCACTCCGGTCATTTTAGGGCGCATCGCTGAACCATGGAATGTGGCCTGGGATGATCGCATTTCACGTGAACACGCGACGCT
Coding sequences within it:
- a CDS encoding YhdH/YhfP family quinone oxidoreductase; translated protein: MPNTPFECLMVEQVEQTTRLEITSLTLHDLPAGEVTIAVEYSSLNFKDAMACQGHRGIIGSLPHVPGIDAAGVVLESTSPDYQPGNRVLVTGYDLGQKHWGGWAQRIRVPATWVVPLPSGLSTREAMIIGTAGFTAAQSVLALQRNGVLPEQGEVLVTGATGGVGSMGVKLLAHLGYQVVAVTGKLDQRNALRQAGATRVVSREEVSNDSTRPMLSAQWAGAIDTVGGQMLTSLLRGTQFGGCVTTCGLVAGAELNMTVYPFILRGISLCGVASAECPYPQRLAIWKRLSTDWKPRTLPHMVTEVTLRELPEQVDRMQTGHSLGRVVVRLNP
- a CDS encoding amidohydrolase, encoding MDSTSELMHQVDAEVAHVWMVRTFLKHSDEASEDEELASVHRDLYDFMLALGPALDANDAAAYLKIARKKLSKLRLATELFLEIQPEVSGHTNFKMAGRSLTLAVERIITLLTVEPAKTPQD